A portion of the uncultured Bacteroides sp. genome contains these proteins:
- a CDS encoding putative zinc-binding metallopeptidase, translated as MIKKIFFGLLMLTLLFSITSCDSGDELSSESIFGTRPVVRDSLERWLLKNYTYPYNIDFKYKMEDIESDMDYNLVPADSAKAAKLAIIIKHLWLESYDEVAGVTFTKSYVPRIIYLVGSAAYESNGTIVLGTAEGGLKITLYLVNNLTQSWIEDPEILNHYYFKTMHHEFGHILNQKKPYDVSFKLISEASYIGGNWYQSSDVQAHQRGFVSTYAQSEPNEDFVENISIYVTYSEDQWQAILDAAGNTGKAIILQKFAIVKTYMKESWNIDLDELRDVVQRRQSEIENLDLETLK; from the coding sequence ATGATAAAAAAGATATTTTTTGGACTGTTAATGCTTACTCTTCTTTTTTCGATCACTAGTTGTGATTCCGGTGATGAGTTAAGCTCCGAGAGCATTTTTGGTACTAGGCCGGTTGTAAGAGATTCTTTGGAGCGATGGTTGCTGAAGAATTATACTTACCCGTATAATATAGATTTTAAGTATAAGATGGAAGATATTGAATCTGATATGGATTATAACTTAGTGCCTGCCGATTCAGCTAAAGCTGCAAAACTTGCTATTATTATAAAGCATCTCTGGCTTGAATCGTATGACGAAGTGGCCGGTGTTACTTTTACCAAGTCTTATGTGCCTCGTATCATTTATCTTGTAGGTTCAGCCGCTTATGAATCAAACGGGACAATTGTGTTGGGGACAGCAGAAGGTGGGCTGAAAATAACACTGTATCTTGTGAATAATTTGACTCAAAGCTGGATTGAAGATCCAGAGATTCTTAATCATTATTATTTTAAAACGATGCACCATGAATTCGGGCATATTTTAAATCAGAAGAAACCCTATGATGTAAGCTTTAAACTGATATCTGAAGCTTCTTATATTGGCGGTAACTGGTATCAATCTAGTGATGTACAAGCACATCAACGCGGCTTTGTGAGTACATATGCTCAAAGTGAACCGAATGAAGACTTTGTTGAGAATATTTCTATATATGTAACATATTCAGAGGATCAATGGCAGGCTATACTTGATGCAGCTGGTAATACAGGAAAAGCAATCATATTGCAAAAGTTTGCTATCGTTAAAACATATATGAAAGAGTCATGGAATATTGATCTGGATGAGTTGCGCGATGTTGTACAAAGGCGTCAGAGCGAAATTGAAAATCTTGATTTGGAAACTTTAAAGTAA
- a CDS encoding RagB/SusD family nutrient uptake outer membrane protein produces MNMKKYIYNYVLFSMLFLFASCDDYLDVLPDNRTEIDTEDKVGQLLVSAYSQNNPNMLFEMASDNTDNMANNYLANDRFQIQAYQWDDITEVSDDETPQSLWEGYYTALSTANMALDAIVKLGNTPTLQAEKGEALMCRAYADFMLANVFCDAYSESTAGSKLGLPYPTEPEIIVSPKYGRGTLAELYSKINADIEEGLPLIDNASYSVPSYHFNKRAAYAFAARFNLYYQKYDKAIAYATKALGESPKSILRDWKSWNNLSKNSLIQPNAYVDSDVQANFLLQSVYSLWGAIGGNYSLGDRYGHGAYISDNETIGASGPWGKNEAVLYYGAFINSSMPKEVIRKIGYYFEYTDYSSGIGNAHSVYSVFNAEETLLCRAEAYALNKEYTKAVGDINTLLSAFSSTSGNTLEEIKAYYSAIAYYAPTSPTVKKKFNTDFTIEKGTQEPLLQCILQLRRLITLHEGLRWQDIKRYGMVIYRRTMNANMKVGEVTDSLVVNDPRRAIQLPQDVITAGITANPR; encoded by the coding sequence ATGAATATGAAAAAGTATATATATAATTATGTTTTATTCAGCATGCTCTTTTTATTTGCTTCGTGCGATGACTATCTAGATGTGTTACCGGATAACAGAACTGAAATTGATACCGAAGATAAAGTGGGGCAGCTGTTAGTCTCAGCTTATTCTCAAAATAATCCGAATATGCTATTTGAAATGGCTTCTGATAATACAGATAATATGGCTAATAATTATTTAGCAAACGATAGATTTCAGATACAGGCTTATCAGTGGGATGATATAACGGAAGTTAGTGATGACGAAACTCCTCAAAGTCTTTGGGAAGGTTATTATACAGCCCTTTCTACAGCCAACATGGCATTGGATGCAATTGTTAAGTTAGGAAATACGCCTACATTGCAGGCCGAGAAGGGTGAAGCCTTAATGTGCAGAGCGTATGCCGACTTCATGCTTGCAAATGTATTCTGTGATGCTTATTCGGAATCAACAGCCGGCAGTAAGTTGGGACTTCCATATCCGACAGAACCTGAAATCATTGTTTCACCTAAATATGGTAGGGGAACTCTGGCCGAGTTATATAGCAAGATAAATGCCGATATTGAAGAAGGATTGCCTTTGATAGACAATGCCAGTTATTCTGTACCCTCTTACCATTTTAATAAAAGAGCGGCATATGCTTTTGCGGCAAGATTTAATCTTTATTATCAGAAATACGATAAAGCAATAGCATATGCAACTAAAGCTTTGGGCGAATCTCCTAAAAGTATTTTGAGAGATTGGAAATCATGGAATAATTTGTCTAAAAATTCACTGATACAACCGAATGCGTATGTAGATTCTGATGTTCAGGCAAATTTCTTATTGCAAAGTGTTTATTCTTTGTGGGGAGCCATTGGTGGCAATTACTCACTTGGCGATCGTTACGGGCATGGTGCTTATATTTCTGATAATGAAACGATAGGTGCATCCGGACCTTGGGGGAAGAATGAAGCTGTTCTTTATTACGGCGCATTTATCAATTCGAGTATGCCTAAAGAGGTGATTCGTAAAATTGGCTATTATTTTGAATATACAGATTATTCAAGCGGCATCGGCAATGCGCACTCTGTTTATTCTGTGTTTAATGCCGAAGAAACGCTACTTTGCAGGGCAGAGGCTTATGCTTTAAATAAAGAATACACTAAAGCTGTTGGAGATATTAATACTCTGCTTAGCGCCTTTTCGTCAACTTCTGGAAATACGTTGGAAGAGATAAAGGCGTATTATTCTGCCATTGCTTACTATGCGCCTACAAGCCCGACAGTGAAGAAGAAATTTAATACTGATTTTACGATAGAGAAAGGAACTCAAGAACCTCTTTTGCAGTGCATTCTCCAGCTCAGAAGGTTGATAACTTTGCATGAAGGTTTACGCTGGCAAGATATAAAGCGTTATGGTATGGTTATTTATCGTCGTACAATGAATGCTAACATGAAAGTGGGTGAAGTAACCGATTCACTTGTCGTAAATGACCCTCGTCGAGCTATTCAATTGCCGCAAGACGTAATTACTGCCGGTATTACTGCTAATCCAAGATGA